In Tumebacillus amylolyticus, the sequence GGTCGATGGATGGTGTGGCAGGCCCGACATGTCCATCGGCATAAATTGCGCAGCCGACATCCCGGTGTAGTGCATCCCGGAGATCGCAAATCCCATCACGACGCTGCTGCCGATCTTGCGTCCCCACAGCCGTCTGTCTTGCGAGTCGCTTCGCAATTGGAACAGCAGATACAGCGCCGCCCAGGACGCCCCCACGGCGATCACGACCGACAGTGTCACCAGAACGGGATCGTACGAGACCATCGCCGACATCTGCATCGCACTCATGCCGGTGTAATGCATGGCGACGATGCCGCCGCCCATCAACAGTCCGCCCAAGAGAAGCGTGCGCGTGGTGAACGTCTCTCGGGAGATCAAGTAAAACGCGATGCCAAACGCCACAATCGCCGGCAAAATGGACAGAAGCACATACCACCAGCTATAGCGAACGGATATCGGCATCTCAAACGCCAACATCGCGATAAAGTGCATCGACCAAACGCCTGTGCCCATCGCAACCGCGCCCCCGATCAGCCAGATGCGGCGCGCGATGTTTCGTGAAGCCGTCACACGAGAGCTGAGATCCAGCGCCGTGTACGACGCGATGATCGCGATGAGAACTGAAATTGCAACGAGGGGCATGTGATAGGTTCCTTGAATCATCCCCATCGGGCTTCCCCCTTTTCCCTTTTTGTCATCCCTGTCCCCGGCATCCCTATGCCAATTCTTCCGGTGTCGGCGTCCCCACGCCTTCAGCCGAATTCCACAGATCGTCCACACGTTTGAAACGCCCGATCACACGCAGCGAATCAAGCGTCGGCGGTACCATTTCCAACTCGCCTCGCGTAACGCCATCCAAGGCGGAGGTCACATCAAACCAGCCGTCTTCCTCCACTTCGCCAACATGCGGCTCCGGCGTCTGCCCCTCGGGCAAGATCGTGAGAAAATAGCGCGTGTCAAAGCGCTTTTTTGACACCTTGCGCGGCGTCAAGCGATGCCCGAAATAACGCAAGAGATCGGTGGCGAGGGTGAGGTTTTCGCTTTCCAAGATTTCATAAAAACTTACATGGCCCGCCAGCATCTCGTGCCGCACATCTCGGTAGGCTTGGGATTGAATCAGTTGCCCCGACGTGTTGCGCGCCAACAAGATTCCGACTTCCTCAAACGCTTCCCGCAGCGCGCACACCCAGTACGCCAAAGGCAGACCTTCTGGGTTGAGCACAGGGTTCAAAGGAACCGCCCGTTTGGCAAAGCGCGGATCGTGGTCTTCCTCGTCCATCTGACCGCCCGGATACACGTAATGACTTGCCAAAAAACGCATCGTGGTCGGTCGCTTCGTCATGTATACTTCCAGCCGCTCGGGCGTTGTTTCTTGACGCACCAACAAAATCGTCGCCGCTTGTCGGATGCTCTCCGATTGGCCTGATTTCTCTGTCATAAGCAAGTCCCTCCGTTTCTCGTATACGATTGTATGCGCTGTAAATGAGGTGCCAGAACATCGTACCATGCCTTAATGGACTCGTTCAACTGTAAGCGATGGTGGCTTGTCCAGGAAGACTCAGGTACACTGAGGGTACGCAACAGAGAGGACGTGACGGAGATGTGGAGTGGACAAGAGTATTCGGGAGAGAGTTTCAATCATGAGGGGTTTTCGCAGGACGAATGGCAGGACTGCACGTTTGTCGCCTGTACGTTTCGAGATGCCGATTTGCGGGAATTGATCACGCGGGGCTGTGTGTTTTCAGAGTGTGACTTCACGGGCGCGCAGTTGAATGCGTCGGAGCATACGAACAGCGCGTTTCTGAATTGCAAGTTCGACCATGCGAACTTTTTGGTCGCGAAGTTCACTTCGTGCAAGATGACGGGGTCGAGTTTTGTGAAGACGAACTTCGGCGGGCTTTCCATCGTCGGCGGTGACTGGTCGTTTGCCAATCTCCGACTGCAAGACCTGCGCGGGCAAAATTTGAAAGGCGTTCGGCTGACGGAAGCCGACCTCTACGGCTGCAACTTGGAAAAAAGCGATCTGCGCGGCGCCGATCTCTCCCGCGCCACACTGACCAATGTCAAATTCACCAAAGCCGATCTGCGCGGGGCGAACCTCGACGCCGTCGACATGCGCACGCTCGACCTGTTCGGGGCGCGCATTGATTTGGAGCACGCCATCCAACTGGCGAAGTCGTTCGGGGCGAAAGTCGAATAGTCTGTGCCTTCTATATAATAGTAGAAAAAAGGAGTGGGCCACGCGGGTGGCTCACTCCTTTTTTACTTTGGGCAAGGTGACGGTGAGTGTCGTCCCTTGGTGCAGCACGCTCTCCGCTCGAATCTTGCCGTGGTGGGCTTCCACGATCCATTGGGCGATGGACAGTCCCAGACCGGAACCTCCCTCGGCGCGGGTGCGGGCTTTGTCTCCCCGATAAAAGCGGTCGAAGATGCGCGGGAGGTCAGCCGGCGCGATCCCAATGCCGGTGTCGCTGATTTTGAGTTCGATGTTCCCCATCGCGGCGTTGCGGCAGGTGAGGTCGATGCGACCGCCTTCGGGGGTGTATTTGAGCGCGTTGTCGAGCAGGATGACGAGCAATTGTCTCATGC encodes:
- a CDS encoding NUDIX hydrolase, which produces MTEKSGQSESIRQAATILLVRQETTPERLEVYMTKRPTTMRFLASHYVYPGGQMDEEDHDPRFAKRAVPLNPVLNPEGLPLAYWVCALREAFEEVGILLARNTSGQLIQSQAYRDVRHEMLAGHVSFYEILESENLTLATDLLRYFGHRLTPRKVSKKRFDTRYFLTILPEGQTPEPHVGEVEEDGWFDVTSALDGVTRGELEMVPPTLDSLRVIGRFKRVDDLWNSAEGVGTPTPEELA
- a CDS encoding pentapeptide repeat-containing protein, whose protein sequence is MWSGQEYSGESFNHEGFSQDEWQDCTFVACTFRDADLRELITRGCVFSECDFTGAQLNASEHTNSAFLNCKFDHANFLVAKFTSCKMTGSSFVKTNFGGLSIVGGDWSFANLRLQDLRGQNLKGVRLTEADLYGCNLEKSDLRGADLSRATLTNVKFTKADLRGANLDAVDMRTLDLFGARIDLEHAIQLAKSFGAKVE